The following proteins are encoded in a genomic region of Paralichthys olivaceus isolate ysfri-2021 chromosome 23, ASM2471397v2, whole genome shotgun sequence:
- the ptpro gene encoding receptor-type tyrosine-protein phosphatase O isoform X2: protein MLSPLLLTGTLLCIIQSSSTFHVSLSDDGLILASLERSDLQENVTAYAAQVSGEARLIVAEFRNTSETLVFNTSLHGLCYSVSLLLRVGQSWSRPEKTASVLTKPLPVHSVQISDFKESPETGVVFEIEPPAGNVFSRVNISYTEAQERRSFLYKDFYKGKTVFKHWLPGVCYRNVTFQLISEATVNQTALVSHSDITHSPLHHRTVPYPPLNISHKIMHLSPRVGPGGAASRLRPEGNQKNAQSSRQARDVPLMEEQEENVSEETAAVYTQVPFSPSQNQSGAAALLNQTTEAETQSYWLDPTELPTTDTEDEFVNAVVSEYEDSNEPGSAMGLPSDPPVLPTKLPLLLLELRWLPPRPPTSYDGFNVYIYRDGNSTETATVDENTHEFFTELTEAGTYRVQVTTLSSAGECEARESAADTSFSFYISPGGELLEELRERPRAVSVRLLDSSTAAVSWASSSEDHNGSVVSVVSTTCLKPSLSQRMENTYCSEENTTSDIITNLTPGAQYRVTVYHTNGPLISPPSEPVIIDIEPTGVRELAVYPLSPTAVILSWQRPYHVAFRKYVLQTFFFNPVTLASEWTTYYEIAATASIIASVRVTDLLPAWYYNFRVSMVTWGDPPLSCCDSSTVSFVTAPEAPHVSSVDYSHGVLYIRWTYGELFIDLSHSRMLHWQVVAVGKKGAERSYSVDVTRNVMRASLPLPPGDIYNLTVTACTERSRNTSTPNIIKLEPAPPTSLFAVNATHSSVTLLWSEEGVVDYYQVICRARGSRELKAREPQTVTSHLVTVSGLTPSSSYNCTVTSFSYSTPSKPAHITITTAAKEMNPSVAAISALAVLSVLLVSLLVLFLLVLRKKHLQMTRECGAETFVNFASFERDGKLPYNWSKTALKKRKLTSPVQLDDFDAYFKEMSKDSAYKFSLQFEELKSVGLDLSHDAADLPVNRPKNRYTNILPYDFSRVQLISMHNDEGSDYINANYIPGYKHVKEYIATQGPLPETRNDFWKMVLQQKSAIVVMLTQCNERRRVKCDHYWPFTDEPVMYGEISVEMLSETESLEWTIRKFRLGYADESQDVLHLNYTSWPDHGVPTVNAIESILQFVHIVRQQANRTKDPIVVHCSAGVGRTGTFMALDRLMQHIREHEFVDVLGLVSDMRSHRLSMVQTEEQYVFIHQCVLLMWQKKKQLSITSDVIYENASKT, encoded by the exons AGTTCGTCGACCTTCCACGTGTCCCTGAGTGACGACGGTCTGATCCTGGCGTCTCTGGAGCGCTCAGACCTGCAGGAGAACGTCACAGCGTACGCAGCTCAGGTGTCTGGAGAGGCTCGACTCATCGTGGCCGAGTTCAGGAACACGAGCGAGACGCTGGTTTTCAACACGTCGCTCCACGGCCTCTGTTACTCTGTGAGTCTGCTGCTCAGAGTGGGACAGAGCTGGTCCCGACCCGAGAAGACAGCGTCCGTCCTCACAA AGCCGCTCCCCGTCCACAGTGTTCAGATCTCGGACTTTAAAGAGTCTCCAGAAACCGGCGTGGTGTTTGAGATCGAACCTCCGGCAGGAAACGTGTTCAGCCGAGTCAACATCAGCTACACGGAGGCACAAGAGCGACGCTCCTTCCTCTATAAAG aTTTCTACAAAGGGAAGACGGTTTTCAAACACTGGTTACCGGGCGTCTGTTACCGTAACGTCACCTTCCAGCTGATCTCTGAGGCGACAGTGAACCAGACGGCTCTGGTGtcacacagtgacatcacacacTCACCTTTGCACCACAGGACAG TGCCATACCCCCCCCTCAACATTTCCCATAAGATCATGCACCTGAGCCCAAGGGTGGGGCCAGGTGGAGCTGCCAGCAGGCTCCGCCCTGAGGGGAACCAGAAGAACGCCCAATCGTCCCGTCAAGCCCGGGATGTCCCGCtgatggaggagcaggaggagaacgTCTCAGAGGAGACGGCGGCTGTTTATACTCAGGTTCCCTTCAGCCCGTCACAGAACCAGTCAGGAGCCGCCGCCCTCCTGAACCAGACGACGGAGGCCGAGACGCAGAGCTACTGGCTGGACCCGACCGAGCTGCcgaccacagacacagaggacgagTTCGTGAACGCCGTGGTGTCAGAGTACGAAGACTCCAACGAGCCGGGCTCCGCCATGGGCCTCCCCTCCGACCCCCCCGTCCTGCCCACCAAGCTGcccctcctcctgctggagCTGCGCTGGCTGCCCCCCCGACCCCCCACCAGCTACGACGGCTTCAACGTCTACATCTACAGAGACG GGAACTCGACAGAGACAGCGACTGTGGACGAAAACACTCACGAGTTTTTCACGGAGCTGACGGAGGCGGGGACGTATCGAGTCCAGGTGACGACTCTGAGCTCAGCCGGAGAATGTGAAGCGAGAGAGAGCGCCGCCGACACCAGCTTCAGCTTCTACATCA GTCCCGGCGGCGAGCTGTTGGAGGAGCTTCGTGAGCGTCCTCGAGCCGTCAGCGTCCGTCTGCTGGACTCCAGCACCGCCGCCGTCTCTTGGGCGTCGTCCTCCGAGGACCACAACGGCAGCGTGGTGTCGGTGGTTTCTACGACGTGCCTGAAGCCGAGTCTGAGTCAGAGGATGGAGAACACGTACTGCAGCGAG GAAAACACGAcaagtgacatcatcaccaaCCTGACGCCCGGCGCCCAGTACCGGGTGACGGTTTATCACACCAACGGGCCTCTGATCAGTCCTCCGTCTGAGCCCGTCATCATCGACATCG AACCCACGGGCGTCCGCGAGCTCGCCGTTTACCCTCTGAGTCCGACGGCGGTGATCCTGAGCTGGCAGCGTCCGTACCACGTGGCCTTCAGGAAGTACGTGCTGCAGACCTTCTTCTTCAACCCCGTCACCCTGGCGTCAGAGTGGACGACGTACTATGAGATCGCTGCCACCGCCTCCATCATCGCTTCAGTG cGGGTGACCGACCTGCTGCCGGCGTGGTACTATAACTTCCGTGTTTCCATGGTAACGTGGGGCGACCCTCCGCTCAGCTGCTGCGACAGCTCCACCGTGAGCTTTGTCACAG CTCCGGAGGCTCCTCACGTGTCGTCGGTGGATTATTCTCACGGCGTTCTCTACATTCGCTGGACGTACGGAGAACTCTTCATCGACCTGTCACACTCCAGGATGCTTCACTGGCAGGTCGTCGCTGTGGGAAAGAAAGGAGCCGAGAGGAGCTACTCTGTGGAC gtgacTCGTAACGTGATGCGGGCgagtctccctctgcctcctggtGACATCTACAACCTGACGGTGACGGCGTGCACGGAGCGCAGCAGAAACACGTCCACGCCAAACATCATCAAACTGG aGCCGGCTCCTCCCACGTCTCTGTTCGCAGTCAACGCCACACACTCGTCCGTCACTCTGCTGTGGAGCGAGGAGGGAGTGGTCGACTACTACCAGGTCAtctgcagagccagaggaagcCGAGAGCTGAAG GCGCGGGAGCCTCAGACCGTCACTTCTCATCTGGTGACAGTTTCTGGTTTGACGCCTTCGTCCTCCTACAACTGCACCGTCACCAGCTTCAGCTACAGCACGCCGAGCAAGCCCGCACACATCACCATTACCACTGCGG CTAAAGAGATGAACCCGAGCGTGGCGGCCATCTCGGCCCTCGCCGTCCTCAGCGTCCTGCTCGTCAGtctcctcgtcctcttcctGCTCGTTCTGCGAAAGAAACACCTGCAGATGACCAG agAATGTGGAGCTGAGACGTTTGTCAATTTTGCTTCGTTCGAACGAGACGGGAAACTTCCCTACAACTG GAGCAAGACGGCTTTAAAGAAACGGAAGCTAACGAG tcCGGTGCAGCTCGACGACTTTGACGCCTACTTTAAAGAAATGAGCAAAGACTCAGCGTATAAGTTCTCTCTGCAGTTTGAG GAGCTGAAGAGCGTTGGTCTGGATCTTTCCCATGATGCAGCTGACCTGCCCGTCAACAGACCCAAGAACAGATACACCAACATCCTCCCAT ATGACTTCAGTCGAGTTCAGTTAATCTCGATGCACAACGACGAAGGTTCAGATTACATCAACGCCAACTACATACCT GGATACAAACACGTGAAGGAGTACATCGCCACGCAGGGTCCGCTGCCTGAGACCCGGAACGACTTCTGGAAAATGGTCCTGCAGCAGAAATCTGCCATCGTGGTGATGCTGACGCAGTGTAACGAGCGACGGAGG GTGAAGTGCGACCACTACTGGCCGTTCACAGACGAGCCGGTGATGTACGGAGAGATCAGCGTGGAGATGCTCTCTGAGACCGAGTCTCTGGAGTGGACCATCAGGAAGTTCAGACTGGGATAC GCTGACGAGTCTCAGGACGTCCTCCACCTGAACTACACCTCGTGGCCGGACCACGGCGTGCCCACGGTGAACGCCATCGAGAGCATCCTGCAGTTCGTCCACATCGTCCGTCAGCAGGCGAACCGGACCAAAGACCCCATCGTCGTCCACTGCAG CGCCGGCGTCGGCAGAACCGGGACCTTCATGGCTCTGGATCGTCTCATGCAGCACATCAGAGAACACGAGTTCGTGGACGTCCTGGGGCTGGTGTCCGACATGAGGTCCCACCGACTGTCCATGGTTCAGACTGAG GAACAGTACGTGTTCATCCATCAGTGCGTCCTGTTGATGtggcagaagaagaagcagctgtcCATCACCTCCGACGTCATCTACGAGAACGCCAGCAAAACATAA
- the ptpro gene encoding receptor-type tyrosine-protein phosphatase O isoform X1 yields the protein MLSPLLLTGTLLCIIQSSSTFHVSLSDDGLILASLERSDLQENVTAYAAQVSGEARLIVAEFRNTSETLVFNTSLHGLCYSVSLLLRVGQSWSRPEKTASVLTKPLPVHSVQISDFKESPETGVVFEIEPPAGNVFSRVNISYTEAQERRSFLYKDFYKGKTVFKHWLPGVCYRNVTFQLISEATVNQTALVSHSDITHSPLHHRTVPYPPLNISHKIMHLSPRVGPGGAASRLRPEGNQKNAQSSRQARDVPLMEEQEENVSEETAAVYTQVPFSPSQNQSGAAALLNQTTEAETQSYWLDPTELPTTDTEDEFVNAVVSEYEDSNEPGSAMGLPSDPPVLPTKLPLLLLELRWLPPRPPTSYDGFNVYIYRDGNSTETATVDENTHEFFTELTEAGTYRVQVTTLSSAGECEARESAADTSFSFYISPGGELLEELRERPRAVSVRLLDSSTAAVSWASSSEDHNGSVVSVVSTTCLKPSLSQRMENTYCSEENTTSDIITNLTPGAQYRVTVYHTNGPLISPPSEPVIIDIEPTGVRELAVYPLSPTAVILSWQRPYHVAFRKYVLQTFFFNPVTLASEWTTYYEIAATASIIASVRVTDLLPAWYYNFRVSMVTWGDPPLSCCDSSTVSFVTAPEAPHVSSVDYSHGVLYIRWTYGELFIDLSHSRMLHWQVVAVGKKGAERSYSVDVTRNVMRASLPLPPGDIYNLTVTACTERSRNTSTPNIIKLEPAPPTSLFAVNATHSSVTLLWSEEGVVDYYQVICRARGSRELKAREPQTVTSHLVTVSGLTPSSSYNCTVTSFSYSTPSKPAHITITTAAKEMNPSVAAISALAVLSVLLVSLLVLFLLVLRKKHLQMTRECGAETFVNFASFERDGKLPYNWRRSLFAFLTLLPSCLWTDYLLAFYINPWSKTALKKRKLTSPVQLDDFDAYFKEMSKDSAYKFSLQFEELKSVGLDLSHDAADLPVNRPKNRYTNILPYDFSRVQLISMHNDEGSDYINANYIPGYKHVKEYIATQGPLPETRNDFWKMVLQQKSAIVVMLTQCNERRRVKCDHYWPFTDEPVMYGEISVEMLSETESLEWTIRKFRLGYADESQDVLHLNYTSWPDHGVPTVNAIESILQFVHIVRQQANRTKDPIVVHCSAGVGRTGTFMALDRLMQHIREHEFVDVLGLVSDMRSHRLSMVQTEEQYVFIHQCVLLMWQKKKQLSITSDVIYENASKT from the exons AGTTCGTCGACCTTCCACGTGTCCCTGAGTGACGACGGTCTGATCCTGGCGTCTCTGGAGCGCTCAGACCTGCAGGAGAACGTCACAGCGTACGCAGCTCAGGTGTCTGGAGAGGCTCGACTCATCGTGGCCGAGTTCAGGAACACGAGCGAGACGCTGGTTTTCAACACGTCGCTCCACGGCCTCTGTTACTCTGTGAGTCTGCTGCTCAGAGTGGGACAGAGCTGGTCCCGACCCGAGAAGACAGCGTCCGTCCTCACAA AGCCGCTCCCCGTCCACAGTGTTCAGATCTCGGACTTTAAAGAGTCTCCAGAAACCGGCGTGGTGTTTGAGATCGAACCTCCGGCAGGAAACGTGTTCAGCCGAGTCAACATCAGCTACACGGAGGCACAAGAGCGACGCTCCTTCCTCTATAAAG aTTTCTACAAAGGGAAGACGGTTTTCAAACACTGGTTACCGGGCGTCTGTTACCGTAACGTCACCTTCCAGCTGATCTCTGAGGCGACAGTGAACCAGACGGCTCTGGTGtcacacagtgacatcacacacTCACCTTTGCACCACAGGACAG TGCCATACCCCCCCCTCAACATTTCCCATAAGATCATGCACCTGAGCCCAAGGGTGGGGCCAGGTGGAGCTGCCAGCAGGCTCCGCCCTGAGGGGAACCAGAAGAACGCCCAATCGTCCCGTCAAGCCCGGGATGTCCCGCtgatggaggagcaggaggagaacgTCTCAGAGGAGACGGCGGCTGTTTATACTCAGGTTCCCTTCAGCCCGTCACAGAACCAGTCAGGAGCCGCCGCCCTCCTGAACCAGACGACGGAGGCCGAGACGCAGAGCTACTGGCTGGACCCGACCGAGCTGCcgaccacagacacagaggacgagTTCGTGAACGCCGTGGTGTCAGAGTACGAAGACTCCAACGAGCCGGGCTCCGCCATGGGCCTCCCCTCCGACCCCCCCGTCCTGCCCACCAAGCTGcccctcctcctgctggagCTGCGCTGGCTGCCCCCCCGACCCCCCACCAGCTACGACGGCTTCAACGTCTACATCTACAGAGACG GGAACTCGACAGAGACAGCGACTGTGGACGAAAACACTCACGAGTTTTTCACGGAGCTGACGGAGGCGGGGACGTATCGAGTCCAGGTGACGACTCTGAGCTCAGCCGGAGAATGTGAAGCGAGAGAGAGCGCCGCCGACACCAGCTTCAGCTTCTACATCA GTCCCGGCGGCGAGCTGTTGGAGGAGCTTCGTGAGCGTCCTCGAGCCGTCAGCGTCCGTCTGCTGGACTCCAGCACCGCCGCCGTCTCTTGGGCGTCGTCCTCCGAGGACCACAACGGCAGCGTGGTGTCGGTGGTTTCTACGACGTGCCTGAAGCCGAGTCTGAGTCAGAGGATGGAGAACACGTACTGCAGCGAG GAAAACACGAcaagtgacatcatcaccaaCCTGACGCCCGGCGCCCAGTACCGGGTGACGGTTTATCACACCAACGGGCCTCTGATCAGTCCTCCGTCTGAGCCCGTCATCATCGACATCG AACCCACGGGCGTCCGCGAGCTCGCCGTTTACCCTCTGAGTCCGACGGCGGTGATCCTGAGCTGGCAGCGTCCGTACCACGTGGCCTTCAGGAAGTACGTGCTGCAGACCTTCTTCTTCAACCCCGTCACCCTGGCGTCAGAGTGGACGACGTACTATGAGATCGCTGCCACCGCCTCCATCATCGCTTCAGTG cGGGTGACCGACCTGCTGCCGGCGTGGTACTATAACTTCCGTGTTTCCATGGTAACGTGGGGCGACCCTCCGCTCAGCTGCTGCGACAGCTCCACCGTGAGCTTTGTCACAG CTCCGGAGGCTCCTCACGTGTCGTCGGTGGATTATTCTCACGGCGTTCTCTACATTCGCTGGACGTACGGAGAACTCTTCATCGACCTGTCACACTCCAGGATGCTTCACTGGCAGGTCGTCGCTGTGGGAAAGAAAGGAGCCGAGAGGAGCTACTCTGTGGAC gtgacTCGTAACGTGATGCGGGCgagtctccctctgcctcctggtGACATCTACAACCTGACGGTGACGGCGTGCACGGAGCGCAGCAGAAACACGTCCACGCCAAACATCATCAAACTGG aGCCGGCTCCTCCCACGTCTCTGTTCGCAGTCAACGCCACACACTCGTCCGTCACTCTGCTGTGGAGCGAGGAGGGAGTGGTCGACTACTACCAGGTCAtctgcagagccagaggaagcCGAGAGCTGAAG GCGCGGGAGCCTCAGACCGTCACTTCTCATCTGGTGACAGTTTCTGGTTTGACGCCTTCGTCCTCCTACAACTGCACCGTCACCAGCTTCAGCTACAGCACGCCGAGCAAGCCCGCACACATCACCATTACCACTGCGG CTAAAGAGATGAACCCGAGCGTGGCGGCCATCTCGGCCCTCGCCGTCCTCAGCGTCCTGCTCGTCAGtctcctcgtcctcttcctGCTCGTTCTGCGAAAGAAACACCTGCAGATGACCAG agAATGTGGAGCTGAGACGTTTGTCAATTTTGCTTCGTTCGAACGAGACGGGAAACTTCCCTACAACTG GCGAAGAAGCCTCTTTGCCTTCCTTACCCTCCTGCCATCCTGCCTTTGGACTGACTATCTTTTGGCTTTTTATATTAATCCTTG GAGCAAGACGGCTTTAAAGAAACGGAAGCTAACGAG tcCGGTGCAGCTCGACGACTTTGACGCCTACTTTAAAGAAATGAGCAAAGACTCAGCGTATAAGTTCTCTCTGCAGTTTGAG GAGCTGAAGAGCGTTGGTCTGGATCTTTCCCATGATGCAGCTGACCTGCCCGTCAACAGACCCAAGAACAGATACACCAACATCCTCCCAT ATGACTTCAGTCGAGTTCAGTTAATCTCGATGCACAACGACGAAGGTTCAGATTACATCAACGCCAACTACATACCT GGATACAAACACGTGAAGGAGTACATCGCCACGCAGGGTCCGCTGCCTGAGACCCGGAACGACTTCTGGAAAATGGTCCTGCAGCAGAAATCTGCCATCGTGGTGATGCTGACGCAGTGTAACGAGCGACGGAGG GTGAAGTGCGACCACTACTGGCCGTTCACAGACGAGCCGGTGATGTACGGAGAGATCAGCGTGGAGATGCTCTCTGAGACCGAGTCTCTGGAGTGGACCATCAGGAAGTTCAGACTGGGATAC GCTGACGAGTCTCAGGACGTCCTCCACCTGAACTACACCTCGTGGCCGGACCACGGCGTGCCCACGGTGAACGCCATCGAGAGCATCCTGCAGTTCGTCCACATCGTCCGTCAGCAGGCGAACCGGACCAAAGACCCCATCGTCGTCCACTGCAG CGCCGGCGTCGGCAGAACCGGGACCTTCATGGCTCTGGATCGTCTCATGCAGCACATCAGAGAACACGAGTTCGTGGACGTCCTGGGGCTGGTGTCCGACATGAGGTCCCACCGACTGTCCATGGTTCAGACTGAG GAACAGTACGTGTTCATCCATCAGTGCGTCCTGTTGATGtggcagaagaagaagcagctgtcCATCACCTCCGACGTCATCTACGAGAACGCCAGCAAAACATAA